One Staphylococcus ratti DNA segment encodes these proteins:
- a CDS encoding response regulator transcription factor, with protein sequence MKYNALIIEDDIEIAHIISLNLAHMETQSTLAYTGDEGLSKLEKDTFDLVILDLMLPGKSGDEIIKELKNKTEAKIVVVSAKSEVNDKVNLLLSGADDYIIKPFAKEEFRARIQVQLRNLNKRITNQKLKWKALELDKSKRSVTFNQTQIALTNTEFDILALLIASPETPFTKRQIYEVIQGVYLGDDNTVNVHVSNLRKKLAQHTTDTYIKTVWGIGFMLV encoded by the coding sequence ATGAAGTATAATGCTTTGATTATTGAAGATGATATTGAAATTGCGCATATCATTTCTTTGAATTTAGCACATATGGAAACACAGTCGACGCTCGCATACACAGGTGATGAAGGGTTAAGTAAGTTAGAAAAAGATACGTTTGATCTTGTTATATTAGATCTTATGTTGCCAGGAAAATCCGGAGACGAAATCATTAAGGAACTAAAAAATAAAACGGAAGCGAAAATTGTAGTAGTATCTGCAAAATCAGAAGTGAATGATAAGGTCAATTTATTATTATCTGGAGCGGATGATTACATTATAAAACCATTTGCTAAAGAAGAATTTAGAGCAAGAATTCAAGTGCAATTGCGCAATCTTAACAAACGAATAACGAATCAAAAATTAAAATGGAAAGCGTTAGAATTAGATAAATCTAAACGAAGTGTAACATTCAATCAGACGCAGATTGCGTTAACAAATACGGAGTTTGACATATTAGCTTTGTTAATTGCTTCCCCAGAAACCCCTTTTACGAAAAGACAAATTTATGAAGTGATTCAAGGTGTATATTTAGGGGATGACAATACGGTGAATGTGCATGTCTCTAATTTAAGAAAGAAATTAGCACAACATACAACAGATACGTATATTAAAACAGTTTGGGGTATTGGTTTTATGCTCGTCTAA
- a CDS encoding DUF4064 domain-containing protein, which translates to MIKRTGEHVLTWIGVGLQTIGVLFFTFFAFVIGANPEEIQEEMVADGSYTYEEAEGVIAVFRFIFGFGIFLGVILLVVAIVAGILISKKAKLAGILLLVAGILSLFVSFASILWIIAGIMLLVRKPKTSAENHQYYHNYEERNTTTEYPHNVENHNPQRHEHNQNQHFETQEEAQRSKEIQKDPYKY; encoded by the coding sequence ATGATTAAAAGAACAGGTGAACATGTTTTAACATGGATTGGTGTAGGATTACAAACTATCGGAGTGCTCTTTTTTACTTTCTTTGCTTTTGTTATAGGAGCGAATCCTGAAGAAATACAAGAGGAGATGGTCGCAGATGGATCATATACATATGAAGAAGCGGAAGGCGTTATAGCGGTATTTCGATTTATCTTCGGCTTTGGTATCTTCTTAGGGGTTATTTTATTGGTTGTAGCAATTGTAGCGGGAATATTAATTAGTAAGAAAGCAAAATTAGCAGGGATTTTATTGCTTGTAGCAGGTATTCTTAGTTTATTTGTCTCTTTTGCTAGTATTTTGTGGATCATTGCAGGTATTATGTTGTTAGTGAGAAAACCAAAAACTTCAGCAGAAAATCATCAATATTACCATAACTATGAGGAAAGAAACACTACTACTGAATACCCTCATAATGTGGAAAACCATAATCCGCAACGTCATGAACACAATCAAAATCAACATTTTGAAACGCAAGAAGAAGCGCAACGCTCAAAAGAAATTCAAAAAGACCCATACAAATATTAA
- the arcD gene encoding arginine-ornithine antiporter, whose protein sequence is MENGHQQKLNKSSLIGLVIGSMIGGGAFNIISDMGSQAGGLALIIGWIITAIGMIALAFVFQSLTSARPDLDGGIYSYAQAGFGDFIGFCSAWGYWFAAFLGNVAYATLLMSAIGNFFPIFKNGNTLPSIIVASILLWGVHFLILKGVETAAFINSIVTVAKLIPIFLVIICMMVVFNFDTFMAGFSGTSSETIEWPSILTQVKSIMLVTVWIFTGIEGAVVFSSRAKTKKDVGTATVVGLTSVLIIYFLMTVLAQGVIHQHHLSELGDPSMAQILAHIVGPWGAVFVNIGLIISVLGAWLGWTLLAGELPYVVAKNNLFPKWFAKENRNGAPVNSLLITNILVQLFLISMLFTESAYQFAFSLASSAILIPYMFSAFYLVKYNIIQHQTSMSKWIIGIIASIYALWLIYAAGLEYLLLTMILYIPGVIVFIKVQNNLNKKPKTIEWVIIGLILLFAVIGIIKLMTHSITVI, encoded by the coding sequence ATGGAAAATGGTCACCAACAAAAACTGAACAAATCTTCACTTATAGGACTTGTTATTGGTTCTATGATTGGAGGCGGTGCTTTTAATATCATCTCTGATATGGGAAGTCAGGCAGGGGGTCTTGCCTTAATTATTGGTTGGATCATTACCGCAATAGGCATGATTGCGCTCGCATTCGTGTTCCAAAGCTTAACAAGCGCTCGTCCTGATTTAGACGGTGGCATTTATAGTTATGCTCAAGCAGGGTTTGGAGACTTTATTGGATTCTGTAGTGCTTGGGGCTACTGGTTTGCAGCATTTTTAGGAAACGTTGCTTATGCGACTTTGCTTATGTCTGCGATTGGTAACTTCTTTCCTATTTTTAAAAACGGTAATACATTACCGAGTATTATTGTCGCTTCGATTCTTTTATGGGGCGTGCATTTCTTAATATTAAAAGGGGTCGAGACTGCTGCTTTTATTAATAGTATCGTAACTGTCGCAAAACTCATCCCTATATTTCTCGTCATCATTTGTATGATGGTCGTCTTTAACTTTGATACATTTATGGCAGGATTTAGTGGCACGTCTTCTGAAACAATCGAATGGCCGTCAATTCTCACACAAGTAAAAAGTATTATGCTTGTCACAGTATGGATTTTCACGGGTATTGAAGGCGCAGTCGTCTTCTCTAGTCGTGCTAAAACGAAAAAAGACGTCGGTACTGCGACTGTGGTCGGTCTCACTTCCGTCTTAATCATTTACTTTTTAATGACAGTACTCGCTCAAGGGGTCATTCATCAACATCACCTTTCTGAATTAGGCGATCCTTCAATGGCGCAAATCCTTGCACACATTGTAGGTCCTTGGGGTGCGGTATTCGTCAACATCGGTCTTATTATTTCAGTCCTTGGGGCATGGCTCGGTTGGACGTTACTTGCCGGCGAATTACCTTATGTTGTGGCCAAAAATAATCTTTTCCCAAAATGGTTTGCTAAAGAAAATCGCAATGGTGCACCGGTAAACTCATTACTGATTACGAACATTTTAGTACAACTGTTTCTTATCAGTATGTTATTTACAGAAAGTGCTTACCAATTCGCATTTTCACTTGCATCTAGTGCCATTTTGATTCCTTATATGTTCAGCGCATTTTATCTCGTAAAATACAACATCATTCAACATCAAACATCCATGAGTAAATGGATTATTGGTATCATCGCTTCAATCTACGCACTGTGGTTAATCTACGCGGCTGGTTTGGAATATTTATTACTCACAATGATTCTTTATATTCCTGGCGTGATCGTATTTATCAAAGTGCAAAACAACCTTAATAAAAAACCAAAAACGATTGAATGGGTCATTATCGGTTTAATTTTACTCTTTGCCGTTATCGGCATTATAAAACTTATGACACATTCCATTACAGTGATATGA
- a CDS encoding amidohydrolase produces MAKSLFEVLESKEARMIEIRRYLHQHPELSFHEENTAKYIEDFYKDKDVKVTKNVGPRGIKVEIDSGRPGKTLAIRADFDALPIQEETELPFASQVDGVMHACGHDAHTAYMLVLVETLIEMKDQFKGKIIVIHQPAEEVPPGGAQAMIKDGILDGVDRVLGVHVMSQMDTAKVFYCPGFVQTGRAFFKLKVKGRGGHGSSPHTANDAIVAASAFVMDVQTIISRRLNPFETGVVTIGSFDGKGQFNVIKDVVELEGDVRALTDETKATIEKEIKRLSKGLEATFGVTCELDYHDDYPALYNDPDFTHYVAETIDQAGLDIQEANPQPPSEDFAYYAKEKPSAFIYVGAKPEEGDAYPHHHPKFNISEKALLVAAKAVGSVVLDYLK; encoded by the coding sequence ATGGCAAAATCATTATTTGAAGTATTAGAATCTAAAGAAGCACGAATGATTGAAATTAGACGCTATCTCCACCAACATCCAGAATTATCATTTCATGAAGAAAATACAGCAAAATATATTGAAGATTTTTACAAAGATAAAGATGTAAAAGTAACAAAAAATGTAGGTCCACGGGGTATAAAAGTTGAAATCGATTCGGGGCGTCCTGGGAAAACACTTGCGATTCGCGCAGACTTTGATGCTTTACCGATTCAAGAGGAAACAGAATTACCTTTTGCTTCTCAAGTTGATGGTGTGATGCATGCGTGTGGGCATGATGCACATACAGCGTATATGCTTGTACTTGTTGAAACACTTATAGAGATGAAAGATCAATTTAAAGGGAAAATTATAGTGATTCATCAACCGGCAGAAGAAGTCCCTCCCGGCGGCGCACAAGCGATGATTAAAGATGGCATATTAGATGGCGTTGATCGTGTGTTAGGCGTACATGTGATGAGCCAAATGGACACGGCCAAAGTATTTTATTGCCCTGGATTCGTTCAAACAGGCCGCGCCTTTTTCAAGTTAAAAGTAAAAGGGAGAGGTGGACATGGCTCATCTCCACATACTGCTAACGATGCGATTGTGGCGGCAAGTGCTTTTGTTATGGATGTACAAACCATCATTTCAAGACGGCTAAATCCTTTTGAAACGGGCGTCGTAACGATTGGGTCATTTGATGGTAAAGGACAATTTAATGTGATTAAAGATGTCGTTGAGCTTGAGGGAGACGTGCGTGCATTAACGGATGAAACGAAAGCCACGATTGAAAAGGAAATTAAACGTTTATCTAAAGGGCTTGAAGCCACATTTGGTGTGACGTGCGAGTTAGATTATCACGATGATTATCCAGCGCTATATAATGACCCTGACTTTACGCATTACGTTGCTGAAACGATTGATCAAGCAGGTTTAGACATACAAGAGGCAAATCCACAACCGCCATCTGAGGATTTTGCATACTATGCTAAAGAAAAGCCGAGTGCATTTATTTATGTAGGTGCAAAACCTGAAGAAGGCGATGCGTATCCTCACCACCATCCTAAATTTAATATTAGCGAAAAAGCCTTGCTTGTAGCAGCGAAAGCAGTAGGTTCTGTCGTATTAGATTATTTAAAATAA
- the lqo gene encoding L-lactate dehydrogenase (quinone), whose protein sequence is MSNQSEPRNIIVVGAGVLSTTFSSMIKELEPNWNIKLYERLDRPGLESSNERHNAGTGHAALCELNYTVLQPDGSIDIEKAKHINEEFEISKQFWGYLVKNNNISNPREFINPLPHISFVRGVNNRKFLKDRYEAMKGSPMFDNIEYTEDIEVMRKWMPLMMKGRDANDIMAASKIDEGTDVNFGELTRKMTSNIEAHENAEVKYNHEVINFSQRADKKWEVKIRNRNSGEVFTEIAHHVFIGAGGGAIPLLQKTGIPESKNLGGFPITGQFLTCTNPAVVEEHGVKVYGKEPPGTPPMTVPHLDTRYINGEKTLLFGPFASVGPKFLKNGSNLDLFRSVKPYNIMTLLASAAKNLPLIKYSIDQILMTKEGCMNHLRTFYPEARDEDWELYTAGKRVQVIKDTEDYGKGFIQFGTEVVNSQDHTVIALLGESPGASTSVSVALEVLEKNFPELKSEWTPKIQKMIPSYGKSLIEDVALMRKTRKQTSKDLELNYYE, encoded by the coding sequence ATGTCTAATCAGTCAGAACCTAGAAATATCATTGTCGTTGGTGCTGGGGTGCTTAGTACAACGTTTAGTTCAATGATTAAAGAACTTGAACCGAACTGGAATATCAAGCTATATGAACGCTTAGATCGTCCAGGTCTTGAAAGTTCTAACGAACGCCACAACGCTGGTACTGGTCATGCTGCACTTTGTGAATTGAACTATACGGTTTTACAACCAGATGGTTCAATCGACATTGAAAAAGCAAAACACATCAATGAGGAATTTGAAATTTCAAAACAATTCTGGGGATACCTAGTTAAAAATAATAACATTTCAAACCCACGTGAGTTTATCAATCCACTACCTCACATCAGCTTCGTACGCGGTGTTAACAACCGTAAATTCTTAAAAGATCGTTATGAAGCGATGAAAGGTTCTCCAATGTTCGATAACATCGAATATACTGAAGATATCGAAGTAATGCGTAAGTGGATGCCATTAATGATGAAAGGTCGCGACGCGAACGACATCATGGCGGCAAGTAAAATTGATGAAGGTACAGATGTTAACTTTGGTGAGTTAACACGTAAAATGACTTCAAACATTGAAGCGCATGAAAACGCTGAAGTGAAGTACAATCATGAAGTGATTAACTTCTCACAACGCGCAGATAAAAAATGGGAAGTTAAAATCCGTAACCGCAACAGTGGTGAAGTATTCACTGAAATCGCACATCACGTATTTATCGGTGCTGGCGGCGGCGCGATTCCTTTACTTCAAAAAACAGGTATTCCTGAAAGTAAAAACTTAGGTGGATTCCCTATTACGGGTCAATTCTTAACATGTACAAACCCTGCAGTTGTTGAAGAACACGGCGTTAAAGTGTATGGTAAAGAGCCACCGGGCACACCACCAATGACAGTACCTCACTTAGATACACGTTATATCAACGGTGAGAAAACATTGTTATTCGGACCATTTGCTAGCGTAGGTCCAAAATTCTTGAAAAATGGTTCTAATTTAGACTTATTCCGCTCTGTTAAACCATATAACATTATGACTTTACTTGCATCAGCAGCGAAAAACTTACCATTAATCAAATATTCAATCGACCAAATTTTAATGACAAAAGAAGGTTGTATGAATCACTTACGTACATTCTATCCAGAAGCACGTGACGAAGATTGGGAATTATACACTGCTGGTAAACGTGTTCAAGTTATCAAAGATACCGAAGATTACGGTAAAGGATTTATCCAATTCGGTACTGAAGTGGTTAACTCTCAAGACCACACTGTTATCGCTTTATTAGGTGAATCACCAGGAGCTTCTACTTCTGTATCTGTAGCTTTAGAAGTACTTGAGAAAAACTTCCCTGAACTTAAATCAGAGTGGACACCTAAAATCCAAAAAATGATTCCTTCATACGGTAAATCATTAATTGAAGATGTTGCGTTAATGCGTAAAACACGTAAACAAACATCTAAAGACCTTGAATTAAACTATTACGAATAA
- a CDS encoding isoprenylcysteine carboxyl methyltransferase family protein, producing the protein MVVTLLAAFFLIRLYTLYISINNAKALIVEGAKEYGQANSKGLAATHILIYVGAAIEALIYHTTLSFMNIFGLILLILSYLVLFHVIRTLGRIWTLKIFILPHHPIVKSGLYKITKHPNYFLNIVPELIGVLLLTGAKVSWLLLLPYAFFLFKRIKQEEKLMESMI; encoded by the coding sequence ATGGTTGTAACACTTCTAGCAGCATTTTTCCTAATTCGTCTGTATACGTTATACATATCTATTAATAATGCTAAAGCACTTATTGTTGAAGGCGCAAAAGAATATGGACAAGCCAATTCCAAAGGTCTCGCAGCGACACATATTTTAATTTATGTCGGCGCCGCAATTGAAGCGTTGATTTATCACACAACACTCAGTTTTATGAATATTTTCGGTCTTATTTTACTCATCTTAAGTTACTTAGTGTTATTTCACGTTATTCGTACACTTGGCCGTATTTGGACGCTAAAGATTTTTATTTTACCGCATCATCCGATTGTAAAATCAGGTTTATATAAAATTACAAAGCATCCGAACTATTTCTTAAATATTGTTCCTGAACTTATCGGTGTATTATTACTTACAGGCGCTAAAGTCTCATGGTTATTACTGTTACCTTATGCTTTCTTTCTCTTCAAGCGTATTAAACAAGAAGAAAAATTAATGGAATCCATGATTTAA
- a CDS encoding DUF4064 domain-containing protein — translation MIKRTDEHIFTWIGVGIQSAIFFCMCFFMLLVGWNPLNFPENLSLYNSDRWTSGVDLIQFILGYCVLLKLIVVPLAIVGGILINEKAKLAGILLIIAGVFSLGSAIISIILTFVGALSLGLPISSILWITAGVMLLVKKPKTSVENPQYHRNHEGRNDTIEQSHDVENHNPQRPI, via the coding sequence ATGATTAAACGAACAGATGAACATATTTTTACTTGGATTGGTGTAGGTATACAAAGCGCCATATTTTTTTGCATGTGTTTCTTCATGTTATTAGTAGGATGGAACCCGTTAAACTTCCCAGAGAATTTAAGCTTATATAATTCTGATAGATGGACGAGTGGCGTCGATCTAATCCAGTTTATATTGGGCTATTGTGTATTATTAAAGCTCATTGTAGTTCCTTTAGCAATTGTAGGTGGAATATTGATTAATGAGAAGGCAAAATTAGCAGGAATTTTATTGATTATTGCAGGTGTTTTTAGTTTAGGTAGCGCTATAATTAGTATTATATTGACTTTTGTAGGTGCGCTTAGTTTAGGTCTCCCTATAAGTAGCATTTTATGGATTACTGCAGGTGTCATGTTGTTAGTGAAGAAGCCAAAAACTTCAGTAGAAAATCCTCAATATCATCGTAATCATGAGGGAAGAAACGATACTATTGAACAATCTCATGATGTAGAAAATCACAATCCGCAACGCCCTATATAA
- a CDS encoding SE2200 family small protein: protein MKALVTLTIVVGVLSGAFVALKRYQQHVNKAPNIEY from the coding sequence ATGAAAGCATTAGTGACACTAACAATCGTAGTTGGCGTCCTTAGCGGCGCATTTGTTGCTTTAAAACGTTATCAACAACACGTTAACAAAGCACCAAATATCGAATATTAA
- a CDS encoding ArgR family transcriptional regulator, with product MKREERQKLIENIVKHQCIKSKQEVIDIIDARFGIHFSQTTISNDFTQLNIHKLPAQNMPAHYQIIHKNNAKYLKMLKKLYAHEINHISVINNCILIQSSPGFGQTVNFYIDALEIHDIIGTVSGNDTTMIMTQSNDIARLVVNELFPDHPL from the coding sequence ATGAAACGCGAGGAACGACAAAAGTTAATCGAAAACATCGTGAAGCATCAGTGCATTAAATCTAAACAAGAAGTGATCGACATTATTGACGCACGTTTTGGCATTCACTTTAGCCAAACAACCATTTCAAATGATTTTACGCAGCTCAACATACATAAACTTCCGGCACAAAATATGCCAGCACACTATCAAATCATTCATAAAAACAATGCTAAATATCTCAAAATGCTAAAAAAGTTATATGCACATGAAATTAATCACATTTCAGTCATCAACAATTGTATATTAATTCAATCTTCTCCTGGATTTGGACAAACGGTAAATTTTTATATTGATGCGCTAGAAATCCATGACATTATCGGTACTGTAAGTGGAAATGACACGACAATGATTATGACACAGTCTAATGATATTGCACGTCTTGTCGTAAATGAACTTTTCCCCGACCATCCACTATAG
- a CDS encoding MFS transporter, producing the protein MLGTFAIGMSEYVVIGLLSQIAGDMKVSISTAGLLVSVYALSVAFIGPVMRILTLRYRARVLLPIFVGIFIASNMLGMLAPNFYVLLLSRLLSAAMHAPFFGVSMSVATNIVHPSKRTQAIALVQTGLTIAIMIGVPFGAFLGDLANWRVVFGIMVLVAIATLIGIIKCTPDVEMSAEPNLKKELKAFKQPQIIITIAMIVFGFSGVFTSYTFVEPMLKEISPFGTLGITICLFSFGLGGVIGNVVSGNVTEEKLTIGLFISFLLLFLTIILLVYALPIGALALIIVFLFGFGTFGTTPLLNSKIIFGASDAPLLASTMVGSIFNLANFIGAMIGSGLLGMGLPYAQITLISGSIILIGIVLNIGNYFYESRYQIYK; encoded by the coding sequence ATGTTAGGGACATTTGCGATTGGAATGTCTGAATATGTCGTCATCGGTTTACTTTCACAAATCGCAGGAGATATGAAAGTATCGATTTCTACAGCGGGTTTACTTGTAAGTGTTTATGCTTTAAGTGTAGCGTTTATCGGTCCAGTCATGCGGATTTTAACGTTACGTTACCGTGCGAGGGTATTACTGCCTATCTTTGTCGGTATTTTTATTGCCAGTAATATGTTAGGCATGCTTGCACCTAATTTTTACGTGTTATTGCTTTCGCGTTTATTATCTGCTGCGATGCATGCGCCTTTCTTTGGGGTGAGCATGAGTGTGGCGACGAACATTGTGCATCCTTCTAAACGGACACAAGCGATTGCATTAGTGCAAACAGGTCTTACGATCGCAATTATGATCGGCGTACCATTTGGTGCATTTTTAGGAGATTTGGCCAACTGGCGGGTTGTTTTTGGCATTATGGTATTAGTGGCCATCGCAACATTAATAGGGATAATTAAATGTACACCGGACGTTGAAATGAGCGCAGAGCCGAACTTGAAAAAAGAATTGAAAGCATTTAAACAACCACAAATCATTATAACGATAGCAATGATCGTATTCGGCTTTTCTGGTGTGTTTACATCTTATACATTTGTTGAACCGATGCTTAAAGAAATTTCACCATTTGGAACGTTAGGTATTACAATTTGTCTCTTTTCATTCGGACTTGGTGGTGTAATTGGCAATGTCGTTTCAGGTAATGTGACAGAAGAAAAATTGACAATAGGTTTATTTATCTCGTTTCTGTTGTTATTTTTAACGATTATTTTACTAGTTTACGCGTTACCTATCGGCGCTTTGGCACTAATCATTGTATTTTTATTTGGTTTTGGTACGTTTGGCACGACGCCATTACTCAATAGTAAAATTATATTCGGTGCAAGCGACGCACCGCTTTTAGCGAGTACGATGGTAGGATCCATCTTTAATCTTGCCAATTTTATAGGTGCGATGATTGGGTCAGGGTTGCTCGGCATGGGGTTACCATACGCCCAAATCACTTTAATTTCCGGAAGCATTATTTTAATAGGCATCGTACTGAATATAGGTAATTATTTTTACGAAAGTCGTTATCAAATTTATAAATAA
- the arcA gene encoding arginine deiminase has product MQRTIKVNSEIGRLKTVLLKRPGKELENLVPDYLGGLLFDDIPYLKVAQREHDYFAEVLRNEGVEVLYLEKLTAESLEDPKVRAQFIDDILKESRKTVLGHEEEIKTLFSTLDNQSLVDKIMAGVRKEEINLKTTHLVEYMDDKYPFYLDPMPNLYFTRDPHASVGNGVTINRMYWRARRRESIFMQYILKYHPDFKDSDIPVWIDRDSPFNIEGGDELVLSKEVLAIGISERTSAQAIERLARSIFNNEQSTFKKIIAIEIPTSRTFMHLDTVFTMIDYDKFTMHAAILKSEGNMNIFTIEPSDGDDDIKITHSNQLKKTLEEALNVDNIDLIPTGNGDTIDGPREQWNDGSNTLCIRPGVVVTYDRNYVSNTLLREKGLKVIEIPGGELVRGRGGPRCMSQPLYREDI; this is encoded by the coding sequence ATGCAACGCACGATTAAAGTAAACAGTGAAATCGGTCGTTTAAAAACCGTATTACTTAAACGTCCGGGCAAAGAACTTGAAAACCTCGTTCCAGATTACTTAGGCGGCTTATTGTTTGATGATATTCCTTATTTGAAAGTTGCCCAACGCGAACATGACTACTTTGCTGAAGTATTAAGAAATGAAGGCGTAGAAGTCTTGTATCTTGAAAAGTTAACAGCGGAAAGTTTAGAAGATCCTAAAGTCAGAGCACAATTTATTGATGACATTTTGAAAGAGTCACGAAAAACCGTGCTTGGTCATGAAGAAGAAATTAAAACGTTGTTTTCAACATTAGATAACCAAAGCCTAGTTGATAAAATTATGGCCGGTGTGCGAAAAGAAGAAATCAACTTAAAAACAACACATCTCGTCGAATATATGGATGACAAATATCCTTTCTATCTCGACCCAATGCCTAACTTATATTTCACGAGAGATCCACATGCATCCGTTGGAAATGGTGTTACGATTAACCGTATGTATTGGCGTGCACGCCGCCGTGAATCCATTTTCATGCAATATATTTTGAAATATCACCCTGATTTCAAAGATAGTGATATTCCAGTTTGGATTGACCGTGATAGCCCATTCAACATTGAAGGTGGCGACGAACTCGTTTTATCTAAAGAAGTGTTAGCTATCGGTATTTCAGAACGTACATCTGCGCAAGCGATTGAACGTTTAGCACGCAGTATTTTTAACAATGAACAATCTACATTCAAAAAAATTATTGCGATTGAAATTCCAACAAGTCGTACATTTATGCATCTCGACACCGTCTTTACAATGATTGACTACGATAAATTCACAATGCATGCAGCCATTTTAAAATCAGAAGGCAACATGAACATATTTACGATTGAACCTAGTGACGGTGATGATGACATTAAAATCACACATTCTAACCAACTCAAAAAAACATTAGAAGAAGCGCTTAATGTCGATAATATTGACCTTATCCCTACTGGTAATGGTGATACGATCGATGGCCCTCGTGAACAATGGAACGATGGCTCTAACACGCTTTGTATTCGTCCAGGTGTGGTCGTTACTTATGACCGAAACTATGTGTCTAATACATTATTACGTGAAAAAGGCTTAAAAGTAATTGAAATTCCTGGCGGCGAGCTTGTTCGCGGTCGAGGGGGCCCACGTTGCATGAGCCAACCGTTATATCGTGAAGATATTTAA
- the argF gene encoding ornithine carbamoyltransferase — MTELQKPVPLKGRSLLKENDFTKEEFEALIDYAITLKSYKHKGIAHRFLEGKNIALLFEKTSTRTRAAFTVASIDLGAHPEFLGKNDIQLGKKESVEDTAKVLGRMFDGIEFRGFSQEVVESLAEHSGVPVWNGLTDTWHPTQMLADYMTVKENFGHLEGINLTYIGDGRNNMAHSLMVAGAMLGVNVRICTPQSLFPNQTFVDMARQRGEKDGGSVMVTDNIEEAVKDAHVIYTDVWVSMGEESEFETRVNLLKDYQVNKQLMRQTGREDTIFLHCLPAFHDTQTLYGKEIEEKYGIGEMEVTDEVFRSPQSKVFDQAENRMHTIKSVIASTLT, encoded by the coding sequence ATGACTGAATTACAAAAACCTGTCCCATTAAAAGGACGTTCATTATTGAAAGAAAACGATTTTACAAAAGAAGAATTTGAAGCTTTGATTGATTATGCAATCACTTTAAAATCTTACAAACATAAAGGCATTGCTCACCGCTTCTTAGAAGGCAAAAACATCGCCCTACTTTTTGAAAAAACGTCTACACGTACTCGCGCTGCTTTCACGGTCGCATCGATTGACCTTGGCGCTCATCCTGAATTTTTAGGAAAAAATGATATTCAATTAGGTAAAAAAGAATCCGTAGAAGATACGGCTAAAGTGCTTGGACGTATGTTTGATGGTATTGAATTCCGTGGCTTTTCACAAGAGGTAGTGGAATCCCTTGCTGAACATTCTGGTGTACCTGTATGGAATGGTTTAACAGATACTTGGCACCCTACTCAAATGCTTGCGGACTATATGACTGTCAAAGAAAACTTTGGTCATTTAGAAGGCATTAATCTTACTTATATCGGCGATGGTCGTAATAATATGGCACACTCACTTATGGTTGCTGGTGCTATGCTCGGTGTCAATGTTCGTATTTGTACACCTCAATCTTTATTCCCAAATCAAACATTTGTTGATATGGCACGCCAACGTGGTGAAAAAGACGGCGGTTCCGTTATGGTAACAGATAATATCGAAGAAGCTGTTAAAGATGCTCATGTTATTTACACAGATGTATGGGTATCTATGGGTGAAGAAAGTGAATTCGAAACACGCGTTAACTTACTTAAAGATTATCAAGTCAACAAACAATTAATGCGTCAAACTGGAAGAGAAGATACTATTTTCTTACATTGTTTACCAGCATTTCATGATACGCAAACACTTTATGGTAAAGAAATCGAGGAAAAATATGGCATTGGTGAAATGGAAGTCACTGATGAAGTGTTTAGAAGTCCTCAATCAAAAGTGTTCGACCAAGCAGAAAATCGCATGCATACGATTAAATCTGTCATAGCGTCAACACTCACTTAA